In the genome of Candidatus Aminicenantes bacterium, the window CCGCGATCCGGGTCGAGAAGCGGATTCCGGCCGGCCGGGGGCTGGCCGGCGGCAGCAGCGACGCGGCCATGACGCTTCTCGGACTCAATCGCCTTTGGGAGCTGGGCCTCGAGCCCGGCGAGCTGGCCGGGTTGGGCCGTGAGCTCGGAGCGGATGTGCCGTTCTTCTTCACCGGGGGGCTGTGCCTGGGCGAGGGCATCGGCGACGTGCTGACGCCCTTGGTCGAGCTCGAGCTCCGCTTCCTCGTTCTAGCGATCCCCGATTTCCCCGTCCCGACCCCTCTCATCTACCGCGCTCTCGAGCCCCCCGCCCCGTCATTGACTTCGAGGCCTGAAAACAGTAGAATAAGCCGCTTTTTCGAGACCGGAGAGATCGCCTCTCTCGAGAACGAACTCGAGGGGACGATCTTTCGCTTTTATCCTCAGCTCCAAGAGATAAAGCGGTTTTTCCAGGCCCGGGGCGCCGAATTGTCCCTGGTGACGGGATCGGGCTCGGCGGTGTACGGAGTGTTCCGCGACCGGAGCGCGGCCGGCGATTGCCTGGCCGCGGCTTCCGGGCCGAGCCGTTTTGTCCTTCTGGAAACCGTGACCCGGGAGCAAGGCTGGCCGGACATCGAGGCTGGGGTGTCGCCAAGTGGTAAGGCAGCGGGCTTTGGACCCGCCATTCGGGGGTTCGAATCCTCCCGCCCCAGAACCAGGCGATAAGTGCTGAATTCGACGATAAAGGAAGGACCATGAAGATCTTTGCCGGGAGCTCCAACCTCCCCCTGGCGCAGGAGATCGCCCAGTACGGCAAGAAGTTCCTGGGCAACAGCGTCCTGGAGCGCTTCAGCGACGGCGAGATCCACTACTACATCGACGAGAACGTGCGCGGCGAAGACATCTTCATCATCCAGAGCGGCTGCCATCCGGCCAACGCCCACATGATGGAGCTGTTTCTGATGATCGACGCCTTCAAGCGGGCCTCGGCCGAGCGGATCACGGCGGTCATGCCGTATTACGCCTACGCCCGCCAGGATTGGAAGGACCGACCCCGGGTGCCCATCTCGGCCCGGTTGATGGCCGACCTGCTGGAAGCGGCCGGCGCCGACCGCCTGCTGGCCATGGACCTGCACTCGCCCCAGATTCAGGGTTTCTTTTCCATCCCCGTGGACAACCTGACCAGCGTCCCCGTCCTGACCCGGCATCTGCTCAGCCTGGGGCTGGGCGAGCTGACCGTCGTCTCCCCCGATGCCGGCGGCGTGGGCCGGGCCAAGCATTTCGCCAAGAAGCTGGGGGCC includes:
- a CDS encoding ribose-phosphate pyrophosphokinase, yielding MKIFAGSSNLPLAQEIAQYGKKFLGNSVLERFSDGEIHYYIDENVRGEDIFIIQSGCHPANAHMMELFLMIDAFKRASAERITAVMPYYAYARQDWKDRPRVPISARLMADLLEAAGADRLLAMDLHSPQIQGFFSIPVDNLTSVPVLTRHLLSLGLGELTVVSPDAGGVGRAKHFAKKLGAKLAIIDKRRPRPNVAEVFNVIGDVTDQNCVIYDDMVDTAGTLVLGAEALVKSGAKRVLACATHPVLSGPAVERLMASPIEQLIVTNTIPLNEASKGCPKIRTLSVAELFGEAIRRINERSSVSSLFD